From the Micromonospora sediminicola genome, one window contains:
- a CDS encoding M23 family metallopeptidase, translating to MQHSSPTPNGNTPDNAPARHRRPRRARRTVYLVTGAVALLGLGLGGVVVATTDEPTPAPAAVDFDARARAEDAARADRSARESVSPVTPSATPASPSPSPSAAAPKPRKTVKPKPKKKAAPKPGWVIPMKGAEITSCYGQRWGTLHAGIDFAMPAGTPIRAAAAGTVVKAGDVGDGYGNSVFVDHHNGYLTHYAHQSRLLVDVGDKVRAGQVIGYEGATGDATGPHLHFEVHQGAMWNQIDPAPFLRARGVDVAC from the coding sequence GTGCAACACAGCAGTCCCACCCCGAACGGCAACACCCCGGACAACGCCCCCGCCCGCCACCGGCGCCCCCGCCGGGCACGGCGCACCGTATACCTGGTCACCGGCGCGGTGGCCCTGCTCGGGCTCGGCCTTGGCGGTGTCGTGGTCGCGACCACCGATGAACCGACCCCGGCGCCGGCGGCGGTCGACTTCGACGCGCGGGCACGCGCGGAGGACGCCGCCCGCGCCGACCGCTCGGCCCGGGAGTCGGTCAGTCCCGTCACGCCGTCGGCCACCCCGGCCAGCCCGTCCCCGAGCCCGAGCGCGGCCGCCCCGAAGCCGAGGAAGACGGTGAAGCCGAAGCCGAAGAAGAAGGCCGCGCCGAAGCCCGGCTGGGTGATCCCGATGAAGGGCGCCGAGATCACCTCCTGCTACGGGCAGCGGTGGGGAACCCTGCACGCGGGCATCGACTTCGCCATGCCCGCCGGCACGCCGATCCGGGCCGCCGCGGCGGGCACCGTGGTCAAGGCCGGCGACGTCGGTGACGGTTACGGCAACTCGGTCTTCGTCGACCACCACAACGGCTACCTGACGCACTACGCGCACCAGAGCCGGCTCCTCGTCGACGTCGGCGACAAGGTCCGGGCCGGCCAGGTCATCGGCTACGAGGGCGCGACCGGTGACGCGACCGGACCGCACCTGCACTTCGAGGTGCACCAGGGCGCGATGTGGAACCAGATCGACCCGGCGCCGTTCCTGCGCGCCCGGGGCGTCGACGTGGCCTGCTGA
- a CDS encoding cell division protein PerM — MSRVTPDQPRRSAAGPGAGARPPGRARPGVRVPAPRAGEPSRSRAPLPVAAGVAALWAAVTSWLPVTMVLGLAQLSEDAGSLGGAVRAGLAGWLLGHGVPLQTAAGPLGLAPLALSALVVWRLTRAGVHVSRAVGARGGGSPRQALTVAVAVAVGYALLGAIAAIAVGAGGLRVSPVTAALTFAAFAAPAALVGALRTTGVWGLLARRCPPAVRDGLRTGLVAALLLCGAGAGAAGLAVATGGGDAADMIGAYRTGVAGQAGITLVSLAYAPNATAWSVSYLLGPGFAVGTDTAVRTSEVSVGALPAVPLLAGLPRGPVDGLGSGLLAVPVLAAMAAGWLLARRLLRVAAEERAEVGWAALLVPAALAGPVAGALLGLVAAASGGPLGGGRLAEIGPAPWPVAGVATLVIAVGAALGAAATRTLTRPTAPPSRPAPPPRATPAAR, encoded by the coding sequence ATGTCACGTGTCACCCCTGACCAGCCCCGCCGCTCGGCCGCCGGTCCCGGCGCCGGTGCCCGGCCGCCCGGCCGTGCCCGCCCCGGTGTCCGCGTGCCCGCGCCCCGGGCGGGCGAGCCGTCCCGCAGCCGGGCGCCGCTGCCCGTCGCCGCCGGGGTGGCCGCGCTCTGGGCCGCGGTGACCTCCTGGCTGCCGGTCACCATGGTGCTCGGCCTGGCCCAGCTCAGCGAGGACGCGGGCTCGCTCGGCGGCGCGGTCCGCGCCGGCCTCGCCGGCTGGCTGCTCGGGCACGGGGTGCCGCTGCAGACCGCGGCCGGGCCGCTCGGCCTGGCGCCGCTCGCGCTGAGCGCGCTCGTCGTCTGGCGGCTCACCCGCGCCGGGGTGCACGTCAGCCGCGCCGTCGGGGCCCGCGGCGGCGGCTCGCCCCGGCAGGCGCTCACCGTCGCGGTCGCCGTCGCCGTCGGATACGCGCTGCTCGGCGCGATCGCCGCGATCGCCGTCGGCGCGGGCGGCCTGCGGGTCTCCCCGGTCACCGCCGCGCTCACGTTCGCCGCGTTCGCCGCCCCTGCCGCCCTGGTCGGCGCACTGCGCACCACCGGGGTGTGGGGGCTGCTGGCGCGGCGCTGCCCGCCGGCCGTGCGGGACGGGCTGCGCACCGGCCTGGTCGCGGCGCTGCTGCTGTGCGGCGCGGGCGCCGGCGCGGCCGGGCTGGCGGTGGCCACCGGCGGCGGCGACGCGGCCGACATGATCGGGGCCTACCGCACCGGGGTGGCCGGTCAGGCCGGCATCACGCTGGTCAGCCTCGCCTACGCGCCGAACGCCACCGCCTGGTCGGTCAGCTACCTGCTCGGTCCCGGGTTCGCCGTCGGCACGGACACCGCCGTGCGCACCAGCGAGGTGTCGGTCGGCGCGTTGCCGGCCGTACCACTGCTCGCCGGTCTGCCGCGCGGGCCGGTGGACGGGCTCGGGTCGGGGCTGCTCGCGGTGCCCGTGCTGGCCGCGATGGCGGCCGGCTGGCTGCTCGCCCGGAGGCTGCTGCGGGTGGCGGCCGAGGAGCGGGCCGAGGTCGGGTGGGCGGCGCTGCTGGTGCCGGCGGCGCTCGCCGGGCCGGTCGCGGGCGCGCTGCTGGGGCTGGTCGCGGCGGCCTCCGGCGGCCCGCTCGGCGGTGGTCGGCTCGCCGAGATCGGTCCGGCGCCCTGGCCGGTGGCCGGCGTGGCCACGCTGGTGATCGCCGTGGGTGCGGCGCTCGGCGCCGCCGCCACCCGCACCCTGACCCGTCCCACCGCCCCGCCGTCCCGCCCGGCGCCCCCGCCCCGCGCCACCCCCGCCGCCCGCTGA
- a CDS encoding ABC transporter ATP-binding protein: MTENIIEVRDLVKHYPVTRGIVFKKTIGHVKAVDGVSFDLKAGETLGVVGESGCGKSTLARVLMNLEKPTAGQVLYKGQDISKLSGGALRRLRRQIQLVMQDPYTSLNPRMTVGDLIGEPFEIHPEVAPKGSRRSKVKELLDLVGLNPEHINRYPHQFSGGQRQRIGIARALALRPEVIVCDEPVSALDVSIQAQVMNLLEKLQAEFGLSYVFIAHDLSVVRHLSDRVAVMYLGKMVEVGTEDEIYERPTHPYTQALLSAVPVPDPTLRESKAIIRLQGDVPSPISPPSGCRFRTRCWKAQDLCAQEVPLLQIRPGSDHPSACHFAEKREIVVTHGAA, from the coding sequence GTGACTGAGAACATCATCGAGGTCCGTGACCTGGTCAAGCACTACCCCGTGACCCGGGGCATCGTGTTCAAGAAGACCATCGGGCACGTCAAGGCGGTCGACGGCGTCTCCTTCGACCTCAAGGCCGGCGAGACGCTCGGCGTGGTCGGCGAGTCCGGCTGCGGCAAGTCGACGCTCGCCCGGGTGCTGATGAACCTGGAGAAGCCGACCGCCGGTCAGGTGCTCTACAAGGGTCAGGACATCTCCAAGCTCTCCGGTGGCGCGCTGCGGCGGCTGCGCCGGCAGATCCAGCTGGTGATGCAGGACCCGTACACCTCGCTGAACCCCCGCATGACGGTGGGTGACCTGATCGGCGAGCCGTTCGAGATCCACCCCGAGGTGGCTCCGAAGGGCAGCCGGCGCAGCAAGGTCAAGGAGCTGCTCGACCTGGTCGGCCTCAACCCGGAGCACATCAACCGGTACCCGCACCAGTTCTCGGGCGGCCAGCGGCAGCGCATCGGCATCGCCCGGGCGCTGGCGCTGCGGCCCGAGGTGATCGTCTGCGACGAGCCGGTGTCGGCCCTGGACGTGTCCATCCAGGCGCAGGTGATGAACCTGCTGGAGAAGCTCCAGGCCGAGTTCGGCCTGTCGTACGTCTTCATCGCCCACGACCTGTCGGTCGTGCGCCATCTGTCCGACCGGGTCGCCGTCATGTACCTGGGCAAGATGGTGGAGGTCGGCACCGAGGACGAGATCTACGAGCGGCCGACCCACCCGTACACCCAGGCGCTGCTGTCCGCGGTGCCGGTGCCGGACCCGACGCTGCGGGAGAGCAAGGCGATCATCCGGCTCCAGGGCGACGTCCCCTCGCCGATCAGCCCGCCCTCGGGCTGCCGGTTCCGCACCCGGTGCTGGAAGGCGCAGGACCTCTGCGCCCAGGAGGTGCCGCTGCTCCAGATCCGGCCGGGCTCGGACCACCCGAGCGCCTGCCACTTCGCGGAGAAGCGGGAGATCGTCGTCACCCACGGCGCGGCCTGA
- the purN gene encoding phosphoribosylglycinamide formyltransferase yields MTEPASVARLVVLVSGSGSNLQALLDAAADPGYGARVVAVGADRDGIAGLDRAAAAGVPSFVERVKDHPTRADWDKALTARVAEHRPDLVISAGFLKLVGPEFLTAFGDRYLNTHNTLLPAFPGIHGPRDALAYGVKVTGATLFFVDAGMDTGPIVAQVAVPVLDDDDEETLTERIKSAERRQLVEQVGRLVREGWTITGRKVTIP; encoded by the coding sequence GTGACCGAGCCCGCGTCCGTCGCCCGCCTCGTCGTCCTCGTCTCCGGTTCCGGCAGCAACCTCCAGGCGCTGCTGGACGCCGCCGCCGACCCCGGATACGGGGCCCGGGTGGTGGCCGTGGGCGCCGACCGGGACGGCATCGCCGGCCTGGACCGGGCCGCCGCGGCCGGGGTGCCCTCGTTCGTCGAGCGCGTCAAGGACCACCCGACCCGTGCCGACTGGGACAAGGCCCTCACCGCCCGCGTCGCCGAGCACCGGCCCGACCTGGTCATCAGCGCGGGCTTCCTGAAGCTGGTCGGTCCGGAGTTCCTCACCGCGTTCGGCGACCGCTACCTGAACACGCACAACACGCTGCTGCCGGCGTTCCCCGGCATCCACGGTCCCCGCGACGCGCTGGCATACGGCGTGAAGGTCACCGGGGCCACGTTGTTCTTCGTCGACGCCGGGATGGACACCGGCCCGATCGTCGCCCAGGTCGCCGTTCCGGTGCTCGACGACGACGACGAGGAGACGCTCACCGAGCGCATCAAGTCCGCCGAGCGCCGCCAGCTCGTCGAGCAGGTCGGCCGCCTGGTCCGTGAAGGTTGGACGATCACCGGCAGAAAGGTCACCATCCCGTGA
- a CDS encoding DUF4190 domain-containing protein, whose product MQPGYPGQDPYGQQPNQDPTAQPHDPYAQPPQAPQYGQQPTSGQPYGQPTSGQPYGQDPYAQQQQPYGAAPQYPAAGYPAGPGQGQGQNNTMGLIGMIVGIASIVLGLCCPLLGVPAGIVGIVLGVMGQKKVQAGEASNPGQAKAALICGGVGVVVGIISAIAGAAINMGNFGS is encoded by the coding sequence ATGCAGCCCGGATACCCCGGTCAGGACCCGTACGGCCAGCAGCCGAACCAGGACCCGACCGCACAGCCGCACGACCCGTACGCCCAGCCGCCGCAGGCGCCGCAGTACGGGCAGCAGCCGACCTCGGGGCAGCCCTACGGCCAGCCCACCTCCGGCCAGCCCTACGGCCAGGACCCGTACGCGCAGCAGCAGCAGCCGTACGGCGCCGCGCCGCAGTACCCGGCCGCCGGCTACCCGGCCGGCCCGGGCCAGGGGCAGGGTCAGAACAACACCATGGGCCTCATCGGCATGATCGTCGGCATCGCCTCGATCGTGCTCGGCCTGTGCTGCCCGCTGCTGGGTGTGCCGGCCGGCATCGTCGGCATCGTGCTCGGCGTGATGGGTCAGAAGAAGGTCCAGGCGGGCGAGGCCAGCAACCCGGGCCAGGCCAAGGCCGCCCTGATCTGCGGTGGTGTCGGTGTGGTCGTCGGCATCATCAGCGCCATCGCCGGCGCCGCGATCAACATGGGCAACTTCGGTTCCTGA
- a CDS encoding M23 family metallopeptidase codes for MRQRLSSEPDRYRGRRRVPTPPRSRYAAVVTTAFVGAGIVALGANALPDAKSVSPSVLDELRQASVASQDAAARADSADRATRDDRSTDAAASEQDPWLLPLHGYDFKSPYGVRWGKLHTGIDLVAPEGTPYKAIHSGTVTKAGWFGGYGYAVIVKHSDGSEAIYGHSSAVTVKEGQEVKAGDQLGLVGNTGHSYGSHLHLEVHVNGQPLDPVPWLQERGVDIKLETEALYGDVAAS; via the coding sequence GTGCGCCAGCGCCTGTCGTCTGAGCCCGATCGATATCGCGGCCGTCGCCGCGTACCCACCCCCCCGCGGAGCCGCTACGCGGCGGTCGTCACCACCGCCTTCGTCGGCGCCGGCATCGTCGCCCTCGGCGCGAACGCCCTCCCCGACGCCAAGAGCGTCAGCCCCTCGGTCCTCGACGAGCTCCGGCAGGCCTCGGTCGCCAGCCAGGACGCCGCGGCCCGGGCCGACAGCGCCGACCGCGCCACCCGTGACGACCGGTCGACCGACGCCGCCGCGAGCGAGCAGGACCCCTGGCTCCTCCCCCTGCACGGCTACGACTTCAAGTCGCCCTACGGCGTGCGCTGGGGCAAGCTGCACACCGGCATCGACCTGGTCGCGCCCGAGGGCACGCCCTACAAGGCCATCCACTCCGGCACGGTCACCAAGGCCGGCTGGTTCGGCGGCTACGGCTACGCGGTGATCGTCAAGCACTCCGACGGCAGCGAGGCCATCTACGGCCACTCCTCCGCGGTGACTGTCAAGGAGGGCCAGGAGGTCAAGGCCGGCGATCAGCTCGGCCTGGTCGGCAACACCGGCCACTCCTACGGCTCCCACCTGCACCTCGAGGTCCATGTCAACGGCCAGCCGCTGGACCCGGTGCCGTGGCTCCAGGAGCGCGGAGTGGACATCAAGCTCGAAACCGAGGCACTCTACGGCGACGTGGCCGCGTCCTGA
- the sucC gene encoding ADP-forming succinate--CoA ligase subunit beta, with product MDLYEYQGRDLFERHGLPVLAGGVATTPEEARAIAERLGGRVVVKAQVKVGGRGKAGGVKLAEGAEETVARATDILGMDIKGHTVHKVMITVTADVAEEYYFSYLLDRANRTFLCIASVAGGMDIEQVAAETPDRVVKAPIDANTGVDEAKAREIVTAAGFPAEIADQVVDVAVKLWQAFVAEDATLVEVNPLATTKDGKLLLLDAKVTLDENAGFRHPDHEALVDQASVDPLEQAAKAKDLNYVKLDGEVGIIGNGAGLVMSTLDVVAYAGERHGGVKPANFLDIGGGASAEVMANGLEIVLSDPSVKSVFVNVFGGITACDAVANGIVQALALLEQRGEKATKPLVVRLDGNNAEAGRAILDGAANPLIQRVDTMDGAAERAAELAAAGV from the coding sequence GTGGACCTGTACGAGTACCAGGGGCGGGACCTGTTCGAGCGGCACGGCTTGCCCGTGCTCGCCGGCGGCGTCGCCACTACCCCGGAGGAGGCCCGCGCGATCGCCGAACGCCTCGGCGGTCGGGTGGTCGTCAAGGCGCAGGTGAAGGTCGGCGGCCGCGGCAAGGCCGGCGGCGTGAAGCTGGCCGAGGGCGCGGAGGAGACGGTGGCCCGGGCCACCGACATCCTCGGCATGGACATCAAGGGTCACACCGTCCACAAGGTCATGATCACCGTGACCGCGGACGTGGCCGAGGAGTACTACTTCTCGTACCTGCTCGACCGGGCGAACCGCACCTTCCTCTGCATCGCCAGCGTCGCCGGCGGCATGGACATCGAGCAGGTCGCCGCCGAGACCCCGGACCGGGTCGTCAAGGCGCCGATCGACGCCAACACCGGCGTCGACGAGGCCAAGGCGCGCGAGATCGTCACCGCGGCCGGCTTCCCGGCCGAGATCGCCGACCAGGTCGTCGACGTCGCGGTCAAGCTGTGGCAGGCGTTCGTCGCCGAGGACGCCACGCTGGTCGAGGTGAACCCGCTGGCCACCACCAAGGACGGCAAGCTGCTGCTCCTGGACGCCAAGGTCACCCTGGACGAGAACGCCGGGTTCCGGCACCCGGACCACGAGGCCCTGGTCGACCAGGCGTCGGTGGACCCGCTGGAGCAGGCCGCCAAGGCCAAGGACCTCAACTACGTCAAGCTCGACGGCGAGGTCGGCATCATCGGCAACGGCGCGGGCCTGGTCATGTCCACGCTCGACGTGGTCGCGTACGCCGGTGAGCGGCACGGCGGCGTCAAGCCGGCCAACTTCCTCGACATCGGCGGCGGCGCGAGCGCCGAGGTGATGGCGAACGGCCTGGAGATCGTCCTCTCCGACCCGTCGGTGAAGAGCGTCTTCGTCAACGTGTTCGGCGGCATCACCGCGTGCGACGCGGTCGCCAACGGCATCGTGCAGGCGCTGGCGCTGCTCGAGCAGCGCGGCGAGAAGGCCACCAAGCCGCTCGTGGTCCGCCTCGACGGCAACAACGCCGAGGCCGGTCGGGCCATCCTCGACGGCGCGGCCAACCCGCTCATCCAGCGGGTCGACACCATGGACGGCGCGGCCGAGCGGGCCGCCGAGCTGGCAGCTGCGGGGGTCTGA
- a CDS encoding cobalamin B12-binding domain-containing protein: MSSRIRVVVAKPGLDGHDRGAKVVARALRDAGMEVIYTGLHQTPEQIVETAIQEDADAVGLSVLSGAHMTLFKRVLELLAEREAADIVVFGGGIIPEADIPELERLGVAKIFTPGATTGSIVDWVRENVAQPVG; this comes from the coding sequence ATGAGCTCTCGAATCCGGGTCGTCGTCGCGAAGCCCGGCCTGGACGGCCACGACCGGGGCGCGAAGGTCGTCGCCCGTGCCCTGCGCGACGCGGGCATGGAGGTCATCTACACCGGTCTGCACCAGACGCCCGAGCAGATCGTCGAAACGGCCATCCAGGAGGACGCGGACGCGGTCGGTCTCTCCGTGCTCTCCGGCGCGCACATGACCCTGTTCAAGCGGGTCCTCGAACTGCTCGCCGAGCGCGAGGCGGCGGACATCGTGGTCTTCGGTGGCGGCATCATCCCCGAGGCCGACATCCCGGAGCTGGAGCGGCTCGGCGTCGCGAAGATCTTCACCCCGGGCGCGACCACCGGGTCGATCGTCGACTGGGTGCGGGAGAACGTCGCCCAGCCGGTCGGCTGA
- the sucD gene encoding succinate--CoA ligase subunit alpha yields MAIWLTKDSKVIVQGMTGSEGSKHTRRMLAAGTTVVGGVNPRKAGTTVDFDGTELPVFASVADAMKETGADVTVIFVPPQFTKAAVVEAIDAGIDLAVVITEGVPVHDTAAFWAYNVAQGERTRIIGPNCPGIASPGASNAGIIPADITGSGRIGLVSKSGTLTYQMMYELRDIGFSTCVGIGGDPIIGTTHIDALAAFEADPETDAIVMIGEIGGDAEERAAEFIKANVTKPVVGYIAGFTAPPGKTMGHAGAIISGSAGTADAKKAALEAVGVKVGKTPTETAKLMREIMSGR; encoded by the coding sequence ATGGCTATCTGGCTGACCAAGGACTCCAAGGTCATCGTGCAGGGGATGACCGGTTCCGAGGGTTCCAAGCACACCCGGCGGATGCTCGCGGCGGGCACCACCGTCGTCGGCGGCGTCAACCCGCGCAAGGCCGGCACCACCGTCGACTTCGACGGCACCGAGCTGCCCGTCTTCGCCTCCGTCGCGGACGCGATGAAGGAGACCGGGGCCGACGTCACGGTCATCTTCGTGCCGCCGCAGTTCACCAAGGCCGCCGTGGTCGAGGCGATCGACGCCGGCATCGACCTGGCCGTGGTGATCACCGAGGGCGTACCGGTGCACGACACCGCCGCGTTCTGGGCGTACAACGTCGCCCAGGGTGAGCGGACCCGGATCATCGGCCCGAACTGCCCGGGCATCGCCTCGCCGGGCGCGTCCAACGCCGGCATCATCCCGGCCGACATCACCGGCTCCGGCCGGATCGGCCTGGTCAGCAAGAGCGGCACGCTGACCTACCAGATGATGTACGAGCTGCGCGACATCGGCTTCTCCACCTGCGTCGGCATCGGTGGTGACCCGATCATCGGCACCACCCACATCGACGCGCTGGCCGCCTTCGAGGCGGACCCGGAGACCGACGCCATCGTCATGATCGGTGAGATCGGCGGCGACGCCGAGGAGCGCGCGGCCGAGTTCATCAAGGCCAACGTCACCAAGCCGGTGGTCGGCTACATCGCCGGCTTCACCGCCCCGCCCGGCAAGACCATGGGTCACGCCGGCGCGATCATCTCCGGCTCGGCCGGCACCGCCGACGCGAAGAAGGCGGCGCTGGAGGCGGTCGGCGTCAAGGTCGGCAAGACCCCGACCGAGACCGCCAAGCTCATGCGGGAGATCATGTCGGGCCGCTGA
- the pcrA gene encoding DNA helicase PcrA: MHPLFDIPASPPAPESRPTPPRRSGAARSDPQALLDGLNGPQRDAVTHAGSPLLIVAGAGSGKTRVLTNRIAYLLGARDVHPGEIIAITFTNKAAGEMKERVAALVGPRARLMWVSTFHSACVRILRAEHEHAGLKSTFSIYDADDSRRLMQMVARELDLDPKRYPARGLAAQVSNLKNELVDPEEFAGRAKGPNERALAEAYTLYQRRLREAHALDFDDLIMTTVHLLQSHPHVAESYRRRFRHVLVDEYQDTNHAQYVLIKELVSGTEGVPPAELCVVGDADQSIYAFRGATIRNILEFERDFTDARTILLEQNYRSTQTILNAANAVIDRNTSRKPKRLWSDAGAGEQIVGYVADTEHAEADWVAREIDRLVDGGDTRPGDVAVFYRTNAMSRVFEEVFIRVGLPYKVVGGVRFYERKEVRDALAYLRAVVNDDDTVSLRRILNTPRRGIGERAEACVEALASRDRISFGAALRRARTAPGISTRAANGIAEFVALLDEARELAATGTPEEVLEALLTRSGYLAELEESLDPQDAGRVDNLQELVSVAREYTERIEALGADDERATLAGFLEQVALVADADQIPSDDPDHQGVVTLMTLHTAKGLEFPVVFLTGLEDGVFPHLRSLGDTRELEEERRLAYVGITRARQRLYLSRAVTRSAWGAPAYNPPSRFLEELPPELVRWERTEGSYTSWGGGGGGVGGRADRMGRGGFAGGTPKATELAKRLGVDASRLSTASELKQAPKVSAGDRVNHQRYGLGRVLAVEGAGPGARAQIDFGDQTMWLVLRHAPIDKL; encoded by the coding sequence ATGCATCCTCTCTTCGACATTCCCGCGTCCCCGCCCGCGCCGGAGTCCCGGCCGACCCCGCCGCGCCGCTCCGGGGCCGCCCGGTCCGACCCGCAGGCCCTCCTCGACGGCCTGAACGGCCCCCAGCGCGACGCGGTGACCCACGCCGGCTCCCCGCTGCTGATCGTGGCCGGCGCCGGCTCCGGCAAGACCCGGGTGCTGACCAACCGGATCGCCTACCTGCTCGGCGCCCGGGACGTGCACCCCGGCGAGATCATCGCGATCACGTTCACCAACAAGGCCGCCGGCGAGATGAAGGAGCGGGTGGCCGCGCTGGTCGGCCCGCGCGCCCGGCTCATGTGGGTCTCGACGTTCCACTCGGCCTGCGTACGCATCCTGCGCGCCGAGCACGAGCACGCCGGCCTGAAGTCCACCTTCTCGATCTACGACGCCGACGACTCCCGGCGGCTGATGCAGATGGTCGCCCGCGAGCTGGACCTGGACCCGAAGCGCTATCCCGCCCGGGGCCTCGCCGCGCAGGTCTCCAACCTGAAGAACGAGCTGGTCGACCCCGAGGAGTTCGCCGGCCGGGCCAAGGGGCCGAACGAGCGGGCCCTGGCCGAGGCCTACACGCTCTACCAGCGGCGGCTGCGTGAGGCGCACGCGCTCGACTTCGACGACCTGATCATGACGACGGTGCACCTGCTCCAGTCCCACCCGCACGTGGCGGAGAGCTACCGGCGCCGGTTCCGGCACGTGCTGGTGGACGAATACCAGGACACCAACCACGCCCAGTACGTGCTGATCAAGGAGCTGGTCTCCGGCACCGAGGGCGTCCCGCCGGCCGAGCTGTGCGTGGTCGGTGACGCCGACCAGTCGATCTACGCGTTCCGTGGCGCGACCATCCGCAACATCCTGGAGTTCGAGCGGGACTTCACCGACGCCCGCACGATCCTGCTGGAGCAGAACTACCGCTCCACCCAGACCATCCTCAACGCGGCCAACGCGGTGATCGACCGGAACACGTCGCGCAAGCCCAAGCGGCTGTGGAGCGACGCCGGCGCCGGCGAGCAGATCGTCGGCTACGTCGCCGACACCGAGCACGCCGAGGCGGACTGGGTGGCCCGGGAGATCGACCGGCTGGTCGACGGCGGCGACACCCGCCCGGGCGACGTGGCCGTCTTCTACCGCACCAACGCGATGTCCCGGGTGTTCGAAGAGGTCTTCATCCGGGTCGGCCTGCCCTACAAGGTGGTCGGCGGGGTGCGCTTCTACGAGCGCAAGGAGGTCCGCGACGCGCTGGCCTACCTGCGGGCGGTGGTCAACGACGACGACACGGTCAGCCTGCGCCGGATCCTCAACACCCCGCGCCGGGGCATCGGCGAGCGGGCCGAGGCCTGCGTCGAGGCTTTGGCGTCACGGGACCGCATCTCCTTCGGCGCCGCGTTGCGCCGCGCCAGGACGGCGCCGGGGATCTCCACCCGGGCGGCCAACGGCATCGCCGAGTTCGTCGCGCTGCTCGACGAGGCGCGTGAGCTGGCCGCCACCGGCACCCCGGAGGAGGTGCTGGAGGCGCTGCTGACCCGCTCGGGCTACCTGGCCGAGCTGGAGGAGAGCCTCGACCCGCAGGACGCCGGCCGGGTGGACAACCTCCAGGAGCTGGTGAGCGTCGCCCGGGAATACACCGAGCGGATCGAGGCGCTGGGCGCCGACGACGAGCGGGCCACCCTGGCCGGTTTCCTGGAGCAGGTGGCGCTGGTCGCCGACGCCGACCAGATCCCCTCCGACGACCCGGACCATCAGGGTGTCGTCACGCTCATGACGCTGCACACGGCCAAGGGCCTGGAGTTCCCGGTGGTCTTCCTGACCGGCCTGGAGGACGGCGTCTTCCCGCACCTGCGCTCGCTCGGCGACACCCGCGAGCTGGAGGAGGAGCGGCGCCTGGCGTACGTGGGCATCACCCGGGCCCGGCAGCGCCTCTACCTGTCCCGGGCGGTCACCCGCTCGGCCTGGGGCGCGCCGGCCTACAACCCGCCGTCGCGGTTCCTGGAGGAGTTGCCGCCGGAGCTGGTCCGGTGGGAGCGCACCGAGGGCTCGTACACCTCGTGGGGCGGCGGTGGGGGCGGCGTCGGCGGCCGGGCGGACCGGATGGGCCGCGGCGGCTTCGCCGGTGGCACTCCGAAGGCGACCGAGCTGGCCAAGCGTCTGGGCGTGGACGCCAGCCGGTTGTCCACCGCGAGCGAGCTGAAGCAGGCGCCCAAGGTCTCGGCCGGCGACCGGGTCAACCACCAGCGCTACGGCCTGGGTCGGGTGCTGGCGGTGGAGGGCGCCGGCCCGGGCGCCCGGGCCCAGATCGACTTCGGCGACCAGACCATGTGGCTGGTGCTGCGGCACGCCCCGATCGACAAGCTCTGA
- a CDS encoding chorismate mutase: MMTDVVESSGSLARHDRPAGGDPTGAAAARTGTDDSAAAERIGEIRRRIDEIDRTLIALWQERAALSQEVGATRMASGGTRLVLSREREILERFRSELGADGTQLALLLLRAGRGPL, encoded by the coding sequence ATGATGACTGACGTGGTGGAGTCCAGCGGCAGCCTGGCGCGGCACGACCGGCCGGCCGGCGGTGACCCGACCGGTGCCGCGGCGGCCCGGACCGGCACCGACGACTCGGCGGCGGCCGAGCGGATCGGGGAGATCCGGCGACGGATCGACGAGATCGACCGGACGCTGATCGCGCTCTGGCAGGAGCGCGCCGCGCTCTCCCAGGAGGTCGGCGCGACCCGGATGGCCTCCGGCGGGACCCGGCTGGTGCTCTCCCGCGAACGCGAGATCCTGGAGCGCTTCCGCTCCGAACTCGGCGCCGACGGCACCCAGCTCGCGCTGCTGCTGCTGCGCGCCGGCCGCGGCCCGCTGTGA